A genomic region of Burkholderia humptydooensis contains the following coding sequences:
- a CDS encoding type IV pilus twitching motility protein PilT, with the protein MNQHAAAPMRDLASEVLGLIDLKQMFTDIHIEQDRSVTIKTPRGWVETSEEPVLLDDMRPLLDAIDEHWESALRQGTLDRPFVLTRCRLRCHVYRAGGGRKIVISMRRLPLKPLPLEELGLPVYVRSMLDNTKGIILVTGPTGSGKTTTIASLLEHVNATRNTHIVTIEEPIEYYLERRQSIISQREVPTDTPNFPHGLREALRQKPDVVMVGEVRDAQTADTLLQAGESGHLVLATMHTGSAVSALNKLLSFFPAGERDRHAVALAESLIGIVCQSLVPSADGESLVLASELLFNNNNQVAKLIADPTKLHLVNEFLRRREDNMSRSLNDDLAALAARNRITTKDALRATYNRLELHEMMQSIVNR; encoded by the coding sequence TGCGCGATCTCGCGAGCGAAGTGCTCGGCCTGATCGATCTGAAGCAGATGTTCACCGACATCCACATCGAGCAGGACCGCTCCGTCACGATCAAGACGCCGCGCGGCTGGGTCGAGACGAGCGAGGAACCGGTACTCCTCGACGACATGCGCCCGCTGCTCGACGCGATCGACGAGCACTGGGAGAGCGCGCTGCGTCAGGGCACGCTCGACCGCCCGTTCGTCCTCACGCGCTGCCGGCTGCGCTGCCACGTGTATCGCGCGGGCGGCGGCCGCAAGATCGTGATCTCGATGCGCCGGCTGCCGCTCAAGCCGCTGCCGCTCGAGGAACTCGGCCTGCCCGTGTACGTGCGCTCGATGCTCGACAACACGAAGGGCATCATCCTCGTCACGGGCCCGACGGGCTCGGGCAAGACGACGACGATCGCGTCGCTGCTCGAGCACGTCAACGCGACGCGCAACACGCATATCGTCACGATCGAGGAGCCGATCGAATACTATCTGGAGCGCCGCCAGTCGATCATTTCGCAACGCGAAGTGCCGACCGACACGCCGAATTTCCCGCACGGGCTGCGCGAGGCGCTGCGGCAGAAGCCGGACGTCGTGATGGTGGGCGAGGTGCGCGACGCGCAGACGGCCGACACGCTGCTGCAGGCGGGCGAATCCGGCCACCTCGTGCTCGCGACGATGCACACGGGCAGCGCGGTCAGCGCGCTCAACAAGCTGCTGTCGTTCTTTCCGGCCGGCGAGCGCGACCGGCACGCGGTCGCGCTCGCCGAATCGCTGATCGGCATCGTCTGCCAGAGCCTCGTGCCGAGCGCGGACGGCGAGAGCCTCGTGCTCGCGAGCGAGCTGCTGTTCAACAACAACAACCAGGTCGCGAAGCTGATCGCCGATCCGACGAAGCTGCACCTCGTCAACGAGTTCCTGCGGCGCCGGGAGGACAACATGTCGCGCTCGCTGAACGACGATCTCGCCGCGCTCGCGGCCCGCAACCGGATCACGACGAAAGACGCGTTA